The following are encoded together in the Candidatus Poribacteria bacterium genome:
- a CDS encoding M81 family metallopeptidase produces the protein MRIGVAQFYHESNSFSSTSTREVDFRDTSASGPALLDRWRDTNSEIAGVIDAAEESGSTSQPVELVPLTGAWAWPSGPIVDEFYVRFRNDLAQRVASAGLDGLLLSLHGAAITTARADAQADLLAAIRGRVGAALPIVSTLDFHANLSPEVVSALDALVGYRTYPHVDYRERGAQALRLTAELVETGLRPQTGFTQPPMMPVPQRQGTSGNPMAAIMARAREIESAPDVLVANVFGGFAYGDSPSAGLSVAVVSRESHEIAQNYADELAMMAWTSRAEFVPDLLSPRDAVRTAYSHDSGLSVLVDVGDNVGGGTPADGTVLLSELLRVRAERAAVVLCDGKSVRECVQAGVGAEVRLRVGGKTDGWHGAPVAVTGRVRMLFDGEFTNVGPMREGITERQGLTTRVTVGGIDLLLTTRRLPPWNLEQLRAVGIEPTRLRAFVAKSAVAFRAAWEPIADRVIEVNTPGLTSADLSAFPYKHVRRPVFPLDEACAPGRDR, from the coding sequence ATGCGGATCGGTGTCGCGCAGTTCTATCACGAATCCAACTCGTTCTCGTCGACCTCGACGCGAGAGGTGGATTTTCGCGACACCTCCGCATCGGGACCTGCCCTTCTCGACAGATGGCGCGATACGAACAGCGAAATCGCCGGAGTCATCGACGCAGCCGAGGAGTCGGGATCAACGTCTCAGCCCGTCGAGCTGGTTCCCCTGACGGGAGCGTGGGCATGGCCCTCCGGTCCCATCGTGGACGAGTTCTACGTCCGCTTTCGCAACGATCTGGCGCAGCGCGTTGCGAGCGCCGGTCTGGACGGGCTCCTGCTTTCGTTGCACGGAGCCGCCATCACGACGGCGCGCGCGGACGCCCAAGCAGATCTGTTGGCGGCGATCCGGGGGCGTGTCGGAGCGGCGCTCCCCATCGTCTCGACGCTCGACTTCCACGCCAACCTGTCGCCGGAGGTCGTCTCGGCGCTCGATGCGCTCGTCGGGTATCGAACCTATCCGCATGTCGATTACCGCGAACGCGGGGCCCAGGCGCTGCGACTGACTGCGGAACTGGTCGAGACCGGGCTGAGACCCCAGACCGGCTTCACGCAGCCGCCGATGATGCCGGTCCCGCAGCGGCAAGGCACGTCGGGCAACCCGATGGCGGCAATCATGGCGCGCGCCCGCGAGATCGAGTCGGCGCCGGACGTGCTCGTCGCGAACGTGTTCGGCGGGTTTGCCTACGGCGACTCGCCAAGTGCAGGCTTGTCTGTCGCGGTCGTCTCTCGTGAGAGCCACGAAATCGCTCAGAACTACGCCGACGAACTCGCGATGATGGCTTGGACGTCACGCGCCGAGTTCGTTCCTGACCTCCTCAGCCCGCGCGACGCCGTGCGGACCGCCTACAGCCACGACAGCGGCTTGTCCGTCCTCGTGGATGTCGGGGACAACGTGGGGGGCGGTACGCCGGCAGACGGCACGGTGCTTCTCTCGGAACTGCTGAGAGTCCGAGCGGAACGTGCCGCCGTCGTCCTATGCGACGGCAAGTCGGTGCGCGAGTGCGTGCAGGCGGGCGTTGGCGCGGAAGTCCGCCTGCGAGTCGGCGGCAAGACCGACGGCTGGCACGGCGCGCCGGTCGCTGTGACGGGACGTGTCCGCATGCTCTTCGACGGCGAGTTCACGAACGTCGGGCCCATGCGCGAGGGAATCACGGAGCGTCAGGGATTGACGACTCGCGTGACGGTCGGTGGCATCGATCTCCTGCTGACGACGCGTCGATTGCCGCCGTGGAACCTTGAGCAGCTTCGCGCCGTCGGTATTGAGCCGACGCGTCTGCGTGCGTTCGTCGCGAAGTCCGCCGTGGCGTTCCGAGCCGCATGGGAACCGATTGCGGACCGGGTCATCGAGGTGAACACACCGGGGTTGACGTCTGCCGATCTCTCCGCGTTCCCGTACAAACACGTTCGCCGACCCGTCTTCCCCCTGGACGAAGCGTGCGCGCCCGGGAGGGATCGGTAG
- a CDS encoding DUF4416 family protein, producing MGTDCGPGHRGEHTGVDVCRSLRVPVQTRSPTRLPPGRSVRAREGSVVGKVQSEPLVKPICGALFIDPMVLEQAWVALEEMLGPRQDTSEPVAFTYSTYYDAEMGPGIRRCYASFASPVDAGFLASAKHATNRIERTLAQPDGRRRVNLDIGYLGAGQVVLATTKGVSHRVAIGRGIYGELTYTFAEGEYRPLPWTYPDYRDEGTRSFFLQVRSDYMRQHQAWSSSPGARHFTRRRESA from the coding sequence ATGGGAACCGATTGCGGACCGGGTCATCGAGGTGAACACACCGGGGTTGACGTCTGCCGATCTCTCCGCGTTCCCGTACAAACACGTTCGCCGACCCGTCTTCCCCCTGGACGAAGCGTGCGCGCCCGGGAGGGATCGGTAGTGGGCAAGGTTCAGTCCGAGCCTTTGGTCAAGCCGATCTGCGGGGCTCTCTTCATCGACCCGATGGTCCTTGAGCAGGCGTGGGTTGCGCTCGAAGAGATGCTGGGTCCGCGACAAGATACCTCGGAGCCGGTGGCTTTCACGTACTCGACGTACTACGATGCCGAGATGGGCCCGGGAATCCGCCGCTGCTACGCTTCGTTCGCCAGCCCTGTGGACGCGGGATTCCTCGCGTCTGCCAAGCACGCGACGAACCGCATCGAGCGAACGCTGGCGCAGCCCGACGGCCGCCGACGCGTCAACCTCGACATCGGCTATCTCGGCGCTGGGCAGGTCGTTCTCGCCACGACGAAGGGCGTCAGCCATCGTGTTGCCATCGGCAGAGGAATCTACGGCGAGCTCACCTACACGTTCGCGGAGGGCGAGTACCGACCGCTTCCGTGGACGTACCCCGACTACCGCGACGAAGGCACGCGGTCGTTCTTCCTTCAGGTGCGATCCGACTACATGAGGCAGCATCAGGCGTGGAGCAGCTCTCCCGGAGCTCGCCACTTCACGCGACGGAGAGAGAGTGCATGA
- a CDS encoding spermidine/putrescine ABC transporter substrate-binding protein, protein MRFRTLGAFALVALALASGCRRGDQTSTELHVFAWSDYFTDEAIQRFEKEHKAHVVLDTYENNEDLVAKLQAGVSGYDVVVPSDYAVKQLAELGLLEPLNRGNVPNLRTLDTNFLNQYFDPSNRYSVPYLWGTAGIGYDSTKVTPPPVSSAVLWDKQYGGNINMLDDVRESFALALKRLGYSVNTREPNEITAAQELLIQQKPLVRSYTTETDVLMLSGQVVLTHAWSGDVLRVAEEAPHWKYVIPEEGSTIFIDNLCIPKGAPKKELAEAFINFIIQPDVIAGVTAFTHYANCVPASKEHLPPTLRDNPVMSPPEDIIRRLEPLQDLGELQTLYGDAWTAVKAAQ, encoded by the coding sequence ATGAGATTCAGAACGCTCGGCGCATTCGCACTAGTCGCGTTGGCGCTCGCCTCGGGCTGTCGGCGCGGAGACCAGACCTCGACGGAACTGCATGTGTTCGCCTGGTCCGACTACTTCACCGACGAGGCGATCCAGCGGTTCGAGAAGGAGCACAAGGCTCACGTCGTCCTCGACACGTACGAGAACAACGAGGACCTCGTCGCCAAGCTCCAGGCGGGCGTGAGCGGGTACGATGTGGTGGTGCCGTCGGACTACGCCGTGAAGCAACTCGCCGAGCTCGGGCTCCTGGAGCCGCTGAACCGGGGCAACGTCCCGAACCTGCGAACCCTCGATACGAACTTCCTGAACCAGTACTTCGATCCCAGCAACCGGTACTCGGTTCCCTACCTCTGGGGCACCGCCGGGATCGGTTACGACTCGACCAAGGTCACGCCCCCGCCGGTGAGCTCCGCCGTCCTATGGGATAAGCAATACGGCGGCAACATCAACATGCTCGACGACGTGCGCGAGTCCTTCGCCCTCGCCCTCAAGCGGCTGGGCTACTCCGTCAACACGCGTGAACCGAATGAGATCACGGCGGCTCAGGAGCTCCTCATCCAACAGAAGCCGCTGGTGCGCAGCTACACAACCGAAACGGACGTGCTGATGCTCTCCGGTCAGGTAGTGCTGACGCACGCGTGGAGCGGCGATGTGCTGCGCGTCGCCGAGGAAGCCCCTCACTGGAAGTACGTGATCCCCGAAGAGGGGAGCACGATCTTCATCGACAACCTGTGCATCCCCAAAGGCGCGCCGAAGAAGGAGCTCGCCGAGGCGTTCATCAACTTCATCATCCAGCCGGACGTGATCGCCGGCGTCACCGCCTTCACGCACTACGCGAACTGCGTTCCGGCGTCGAAGGAGCATTTGCCGCCTACGCTGCGCGACAACCCAGTGATGTCGCCGCCCGAAGATATCATTCGACGGCTGGAACCGCTGCAGGACCTCGGTGAACTACAGACGCTCTACGGAGACGCCTGGACCGCCGTCAAGGCAGCCCAGTGA
- a CDS encoding prepilin peptidase, with protein MSLAGSLGSPQTPRARLRSSVWEASPSCPRRCERIRIGGRTTMVHAEAAIAAGVVGMCVGSFGNVVAHRIPIGQTPWFPQRSYCPHCQSSIRFRDNIPLLSFFLLRGKCRDCHGPISWRYPVVEAVTALGFSLAFLLHGLSMRALSGSLFAAVLVVLATTDSEHGRLPTAVVASGAVLAAFVALARALSEGAGSLWHVASAALTGLGLLGLVRWVASRLARREAMGLGDVRLAGMMGLYIASPSHTLLAIVLASLAGALWGTVLIAMGRARMGNQMPFGPFLAVGGIVSFHAGEPILGWYLRLFAR; from the coding sequence ATGTCGCTCGCGGGGTCGTTGGGATCGCCGCAGACGCCGCGCGCGCGCCTGAGAAGTTCCGTCTGGGAGGCATCGCCGAGCTGTCCCAGGCGGTGCGAGCGGATCCGCATTGGTGGGCGGACGACAATGGTCCACGCTGAGGCGGCGATCGCTGCCGGAGTCGTCGGGATGTGCGTCGGCAGCTTCGGGAACGTCGTCGCCCACCGGATCCCCATCGGGCAAACGCCCTGGTTCCCGCAACGCTCCTACTGCCCGCATTGCCAGTCGTCGATCCGCTTCCGCGACAACATCCCACTGCTGAGCTTCTTTCTGCTGCGGGGCAAGTGCCGGGACTGCCATGGGCCCATCTCGTGGCGCTACCCGGTGGTCGAGGCTGTGACTGCGCTCGGGTTCTCGCTGGCGTTCTTGCTGCACGGACTGTCCATGCGGGCCCTGAGCGGGTCCCTTTTTGCCGCCGTTCTTGTCGTCCTCGCAACGACGGACTCGGAGCACGGCAGACTCCCCACCGCCGTCGTGGCTTCAGGAGCCGTCCTTGCCGCGTTCGTTGCGCTCGCGCGCGCGCTGAGCGAGGGCGCTGGCAGCCTTTGGCATGTCGCATCGGCGGCGCTCACCGGGTTGGGACTGCTGGGATTGGTGCGCTGGGTCGCCTCGAGATTGGCGCGCCGGGAGGCAATGGGGTTGGGCGATGTCAGACTGGCGGGGATGATGGGACTCTACATCGCCTCGCCGTCGCACACGCTGCTGGCAATCGTCCTGGCGTCCTTGGCAGGGGCATTGTGGGGAACCGTTCTGATCGCCATGGGACGCGCGCGGATGGGAAACCAGATGCCCTTCGGACCATTCCTCGCCGTAGGCGGGATCGTGTCGTTTCACGCCGGGGAACCGATCCTGGGCTGGTACCTCCGGCTTTTCGCCCGGTGA
- a CDS encoding methyltransferase domain-containing protein yields MTRLAYVLCRIAALCCGSQRLGALSRGELESVMALYAHQPWHVRAHVGARAATLSDVLRHIDALPDDASVLDVGCGYGFASHWAARVPTRQVVGIDASAGRVAIATSVASRGNPSFRVEVVENATGVATSLDGVLCVDVLLYLAQVDQERLLAALRCRSTDQSRLIVKDTLATPKWKLAWTRAEERIKLRAGLYGGCARGTSVTYRTEDDWRDCLTRCGWRVVSLHRHGHVSPYPGFIAVCHAG; encoded by the coding sequence ATGACTCGCCTGGCGTACGTGCTGTGCCGTATCGCTGCTTTGTGCTGCGGCTCACAGCGCCTGGGCGCTCTGTCGCGCGGCGAGCTCGAGTCGGTCATGGCGCTCTACGCGCACCAGCCTTGGCATGTCCGGGCGCATGTCGGCGCGCGCGCGGCAACGCTCTCGGACGTTCTGCGTCACATTGATGCCCTGCCCGACGATGCGAGCGTGCTTGACGTCGGATGCGGCTACGGGTTCGCGTCCCACTGGGCGGCGCGGGTTCCGACCAGGCAGGTCGTAGGCATAGACGCCTCGGCTGGACGTGTCGCCATCGCAACCAGCGTCGCGTCGCGCGGCAATCCGTCGTTCCGGGTCGAGGTCGTCGAGAACGCCACGGGGGTGGCGACGTCGCTCGACGGCGTGCTGTGCGTCGATGTGCTCCTCTATCTGGCGCAGGTCGATCAGGAGCGGCTGCTTGCCGCGCTCCGCTGTCGGTCGACGGATCAATCCCGTCTCATCGTCAAAGATACGCTGGCGACGCCGAAATGGAAGCTGGCGTGGACGCGCGCCGAGGAGCGGATCAAGCTTCGCGCCGGTCTCTATGGCGGGTGCGCCAGAGGTACCAGCGTAACGTACCGGACTGAGGACGATTGGCGCGACTGTCTGACACGCTGCGGCTGGCGCGTCGTCTCGTTGCACCGGCATGGACATGTGTCGCCGTACCCTGGGTTCATCGCAGTGTGTCACGCAGGCTAG